In Carya illinoinensis cultivar Pawnee chromosome 16, C.illinoinensisPawnee_v1, whole genome shotgun sequence, a single window of DNA contains:
- the LOC122299283 gene encoding probable magnesium transporter NIPA6 isoform X3, producing the protein MAASLVIEASVSTSFADNLKGFILASVSSFFIGASFIIKKLGLQRAGTSGPRASSGGYGYLKEPFWWVGMVTMIVGELANFVAYVFAPAVLVTPLGALSIIVSAVLAHFFLKEKLRKMGIVGCVLCIVGSTLIVLHAPSELSLSSVEEIWELATQPAFLLYTASAIAVVLVLILYCEPRFGQTNILVYIGVCSIIGSLTVMSIKAVGIAIKLTLEGSSQAGSFQTWVFVMVAITCIITQLNYLNKGSPGNVMKLCYRGVSVCICFFFFLVHIKNVENILTLRREISESGAFQFIGGQCVDSQSACIVPSAFLLRSVNSSYNI; encoded by the exons ATGGCCGCGTCTTTGGTGATTGAAGCATCCGTGTCTACTTCCTTTGCTGATAATCTTAAAGGATTTATTCTCGCCTCGGTCTCTAGTTTTTTTATCGGGGCCAGCTTCATCATCAAGAAGTTGGGTCTCCAACGTGCTGGCACCTCGGGCCCTCGAGCCA GTTCTGGTGGATATGGGTATCTGAAGGAGCCGTTTTGGTGGGTTGGCATGGTGACAA TGATCGTCGGTGAACTCGCCAATTTTGTCGCTTACGTGTTTGCTCCTGCGGTACTTGTGACACCACTTGGAGCTTTGAGTATAATTGTTAG TGCTGTTCTAGCACACTTCTTCTTGAAGGAAAAATTGCGGAAAATGGGTATTGTGGGGTGTGTCTTATGCATAGTGGGTTCTACATTGATTGTGCTTCATGCACCCAGTGAACTTAGTCTGAGTTCAGTGGAGGAAATTTGGGAATTAGCAACTCAACCAG CTTTTCTTTTATACACAGCCTCAGCAATAGCAGTAGTTTTGGTGCTGATATTGTATTGTGAACCACGTTTTGGGCAGACAAACATACTGGTCTATATTGGCGTATGTTCTATAATTGGATCATTGACG GTTATGAGTATTAAAGCTGTAGGCATTGCTATAAAACTCACATTGGAGGGTTCAAGCCAGGCAGGAAGCTTCCAAACATGGGTTTTTGTAATGGTTGCAATTACTTGTATTATCACTCAGCTGAATTATTTGAACAAG GGTTCACCTGGGAACGTGATGAAGTTGTGCTACAGAGGGGTGTCTGTttgtatatgtttttttttttttttggtgcatataaaaaatgtagaaaatatTCTGACTCTGAGAAGGGAGATTTCAGAATCAGGTGCTTTCCAATTTATTGGTGGTCAGTGTGTTGACAGTCAGTCAGCATGTATTGTCCCAAGTGCCTTTTTGTTGAGATCTGTTAACTCATCTTACAATATATGA
- the LOC122299574 gene encoding uncharacterized protein LOC122299574, with protein sequence MAGSTNNVYLHLSDATALSSQADLTEGRVEVRFAGARFQNLWRSIMNRSGVLDPFDYHMSPPTSTFVNRVPAYLFSYPHRHFHYLWTQISSRLIDLIGFENQHRLRLARNIASFAIRQLVAGTEARGSRPGYYIVAEVRMLQSEVLFDEILDDQADQQSAIEKLIEKGKFVASKDDEDHELGTCGICIEDFSSSVGAELLRMDCSHIYHRDCMLPWLAKSNTCPTCRAKLYC encoded by the coding sequence ATGGCGGGTAGTACCAACAATGTATATCTTCATTTATCGGATGCAACTGCTCTATCCAGCCAAGCTGATCTAACTGAGGGCAGGGTCGAAGTTCGCTTTGCCGGCGCTCGCTTCCAAAACTTATGGCGAAGCATCATGAATCGTAGCGGCGTCTTGGATCCATTCGATTATCACATGAGCCCTCCGACCTCTACGTTTGTCAACCGCGTTCCTGCCTATTTGTTCTCATACCCGCATCGGCACTTTCACTATCTTTGGACTCAGATCTCGTCGAGGCTTATCGACCTTATCGGTTTTGAAAATCAGCATCGCCTCCGCTTGGCCCGGAACATAGCGTCCTTCGCGATACGCCAGTTGGTGGCCGGCACCGAAGCTCGAGGGTCCCGGCCGGGGTATTACATCGTGGCCGAGGTGCGTATGTTGCAGTCAGAAGTATTGTTCGACGAAATATTGGATGATCAGGCTGATCAGCAATCGGCGATCGAAAAGTTGATCGAGAAAGGGAAATTTGTTGCGAGCAAGGACGATGAGGATCATGAACTGGGTACGTGCGGAATATGTATTGAGGATTTTTCATCGTCGGTTGGAGCTGAGCTTCTTCGCATGGATTGCTCTCATATTTATCATCGAGATTGTATGTTGCCATGGTTGGCCAAGTCCAACACGTGTCCAACATGCCGAGCCAAACTGTACTGTTGA
- the LOC122299575 gene encoding E3 ubiquitin-protein ligase RFWD3-like, which translates to MASVINPLFMELSDQANLQAGEVPTAGRVEVRLSRVSLELDGRLILDDNLIYPTRTLFVVEVPSSMFPAPEQQSHYLYTQISSNLINLNIGRDDGRRHVIASKITSFAAQRPQGYSIVAVLGTLVWVQSINQGIDYEVGDDGHEDSAVADGGEPTSNTTPIDQLMEKGGFVASKEEADDLGTCSICLEDFSSSVGAELLRTYCSHIYHRDCIMPWLAKSKNACPSCRAKLMH; encoded by the coding sequence ATGGCGAGTGTTATCAACCCTCTGTTTATGGAATTATCAGATCAAGCGAATCTTCAAGCGGGCGAAGTTCCAACTGCGGGCAGGGTCGAAGTTCGCTTGTCCCGTGTTTCTCTAGAACTCGACGGTAGATTGATCCTGGACGATAATCTCATTTACCCTACGAGGACTTTATTTGTCGTCGAGGTCCCTTCCTCGATGTTCCCAGCACCGGAACAGCAGAGTCACTACCTTTACACTCAGATCTCGTCGAATCTCATAAACCTCAATATCGGCCGTGACGATGGGAGACGACACGTCATAGCCTCGAAAATCACGTCTTTCGCAGCGCAACGGCCGCAGGGGTACTCCATCGTGGCCGTGTTGGGTACGTTAGTATGGGTACAATCAATCAAccaaggaatcgattatgaggTCGGCGATGATGGTCATGAGGACTCGGCAGTAGCCGATGGCGGCGAGCCAACAAGTAATACTACTCCGATCGACCAGTTGATGGAGAAGGGTGGCTTTGTTGCCAGCAAGGAGGAGGCCGATGACTTGGGTACTTGCAGCATATGTTTGGAGGATTTTTCATCGTCGGTCGGGGCTGAGCTTCTTCGCACGTATTGCTCTCATATTTATCATCGAGATTGCATAATGCCATGGTTGGCTAAGTCCAAGAATGCGTGTCCATCATGCCGAGCCAAGCTCATGCATTGA
- the LOC122299283 gene encoding probable magnesium transporter NIPA6 isoform X4, producing the protein MAASLVIEASVSTSFADNLKGFILASVSSFFIGASFIIKKLGLQRAGTSGPRASSGGYGYLKEPFWWVGMVTMIVGELANFVAYVFAPAVLVTPLGALSIIVSAVLAHFFLKEKLRKMGIVGCVLCIVGSTLIVLHAPSELSLSSVEEIWELATQPAFLLYTASAIAVVLVLILYCEPRFGQTNILVYIGVCSIIGSLTVMSIKAVGIAIKLTLEGSSQAGSFQTWVFVMVAITCIITQLNYLNKS; encoded by the exons ATGGCCGCGTCTTTGGTGATTGAAGCATCCGTGTCTACTTCCTTTGCTGATAATCTTAAAGGATTTATTCTCGCCTCGGTCTCTAGTTTTTTTATCGGGGCCAGCTTCATCATCAAGAAGTTGGGTCTCCAACGTGCTGGCACCTCGGGCCCTCGAGCCA GTTCTGGTGGATATGGGTATCTGAAGGAGCCGTTTTGGTGGGTTGGCATGGTGACAA TGATCGTCGGTGAACTCGCCAATTTTGTCGCTTACGTGTTTGCTCCTGCGGTACTTGTGACACCACTTGGAGCTTTGAGTATAATTGTTAG TGCTGTTCTAGCACACTTCTTCTTGAAGGAAAAATTGCGGAAAATGGGTATTGTGGGGTGTGTCTTATGCATAGTGGGTTCTACATTGATTGTGCTTCATGCACCCAGTGAACTTAGTCTGAGTTCAGTGGAGGAAATTTGGGAATTAGCAACTCAACCAG CTTTTCTTTTATACACAGCCTCAGCAATAGCAGTAGTTTTGGTGCTGATATTGTATTGTGAACCACGTTTTGGGCAGACAAACATACTGGTCTATATTGGCGTATGTTCTATAATTGGATCATTGACG GTTATGAGTATTAAAGCTGTAGGCATTGCTATAAAACTCACATTGGAGGGTTCAAGCCAGGCAGGAAGCTTCCAAACATGGGTTTTTGTAATGGTTGCAATTACTTGTATTATCACTCAGCTGAATTATTTGAACAAG Tcttga
- the LOC122299283 gene encoding probable magnesium transporter NIPA6 isoform X1 — protein MAASLVIEASVSTSFADNLKGFILASVSSFFIGASFIIKKLGLQRAGTSGPRASSGGYGYLKEPFWWVGMVTMIVGELANFVAYVFAPAVLVTPLGALSIIVSAVLAHFFLKEKLRKMGIVGCVLCIVGSTLIVLHAPSELSLSSVEEIWELATQPAFLLYTASAIAVVLVLILYCEPRFGQTNILVYIGVCSIIGSLTVMSIKAVGIAIKLTLEGSSQAGSFQTWVFVMVAITCIITQLNYLNKALDTFNTTVVSPIYYALFTSLTIFASAIMFKDWSGQSASSIVSVLCGFITVLSGTLVLHSTRDRDPTSVADIYASLSPQVSWFVHENGEIWKQNADDELRPDFNAIIKQDHFK, from the exons ATGGCCGCGTCTTTGGTGATTGAAGCATCCGTGTCTACTTCCTTTGCTGATAATCTTAAAGGATTTATTCTCGCCTCGGTCTCTAGTTTTTTTATCGGGGCCAGCTTCATCATCAAGAAGTTGGGTCTCCAACGTGCTGGCACCTCGGGCCCTCGAGCCA GTTCTGGTGGATATGGGTATCTGAAGGAGCCGTTTTGGTGGGTTGGCATGGTGACAA TGATCGTCGGTGAACTCGCCAATTTTGTCGCTTACGTGTTTGCTCCTGCGGTACTTGTGACACCACTTGGAGCTTTGAGTATAATTGTTAG TGCTGTTCTAGCACACTTCTTCTTGAAGGAAAAATTGCGGAAAATGGGTATTGTGGGGTGTGTCTTATGCATAGTGGGTTCTACATTGATTGTGCTTCATGCACCCAGTGAACTTAGTCTGAGTTCAGTGGAGGAAATTTGGGAATTAGCAACTCAACCAG CTTTTCTTTTATACACAGCCTCAGCAATAGCAGTAGTTTTGGTGCTGATATTGTATTGTGAACCACGTTTTGGGCAGACAAACATACTGGTCTATATTGGCGTATGTTCTATAATTGGATCATTGACG GTTATGAGTATTAAAGCTGTAGGCATTGCTATAAAACTCACATTGGAGGGTTCAAGCCAGGCAGGAAGCTTCCAAACATGGGTTTTTGTAATGGTTGCAATTACTTGTATTATCACTCAGCTGAATTATTTGAACAAG GCTTTGGACACATTCAACACAACGGTTGTTTCTCCAATCTATTATGCTTTGTTCACATCACTCACAATTTTTGCCAGTGCCATAATGTTCAAG GACTGGTCTGGTCAGAGTGCTAGCAGTATTGTCTCAGTGCTTTGTGGATTCATAACTGTGCTTTCTGGAACTTTGGTATTGCATAGTACAAGAGATCGGGATCCAACTTCTGTTGCAG ATATCTACGCATCACTGTCTCCTCAAGTATCATGGTTTGTCCATGAAAATGGTGAAATTTGGAAGCAGAATGCTGATGATGAACTGCGCCCTGATTTTAATGCAATTATTAAGCAAGACCATTTCAAATAA
- the LOC122299283 gene encoding probable magnesium transporter NIPA6 isoform X2 has translation MAASLVIEASVSTSFADNLKGFILASVSSFFIGASFIIKKLGLQRAGTSGPRASSGGYGYLKEPFWWVGMVTMIVGELANFVAYVFAPAVLVTPLGALSIIVSAVLAHFFLKEKLRKMGIVGCVLCIVGSTLIVLHAPSELSLSSVEEIWELATQPAFLLYTASAIAVVLVLILYCEPRFGQTNILVYIGVMSIKAVGIAIKLTLEGSSQAGSFQTWVFVMVAITCIITQLNYLNKALDTFNTTVVSPIYYALFTSLTIFASAIMFKDWSGQSASSIVSVLCGFITVLSGTLVLHSTRDRDPTSVADIYASLSPQVSWFVHENGEIWKQNADDELRPDFNAIIKQDHFK, from the exons ATGGCCGCGTCTTTGGTGATTGAAGCATCCGTGTCTACTTCCTTTGCTGATAATCTTAAAGGATTTATTCTCGCCTCGGTCTCTAGTTTTTTTATCGGGGCCAGCTTCATCATCAAGAAGTTGGGTCTCCAACGTGCTGGCACCTCGGGCCCTCGAGCCA GTTCTGGTGGATATGGGTATCTGAAGGAGCCGTTTTGGTGGGTTGGCATGGTGACAA TGATCGTCGGTGAACTCGCCAATTTTGTCGCTTACGTGTTTGCTCCTGCGGTACTTGTGACACCACTTGGAGCTTTGAGTATAATTGTTAG TGCTGTTCTAGCACACTTCTTCTTGAAGGAAAAATTGCGGAAAATGGGTATTGTGGGGTGTGTCTTATGCATAGTGGGTTCTACATTGATTGTGCTTCATGCACCCAGTGAACTTAGTCTGAGTTCAGTGGAGGAAATTTGGGAATTAGCAACTCAACCAG CTTTTCTTTTATACACAGCCTCAGCAATAGCAGTAGTTTTGGTGCTGATATTGTATTGTGAACCACGTTTTGGGCAGACAAACATACTGGTCTATATTGGC GTTATGAGTATTAAAGCTGTAGGCATTGCTATAAAACTCACATTGGAGGGTTCAAGCCAGGCAGGAAGCTTCCAAACATGGGTTTTTGTAATGGTTGCAATTACTTGTATTATCACTCAGCTGAATTATTTGAACAAG GCTTTGGACACATTCAACACAACGGTTGTTTCTCCAATCTATTATGCTTTGTTCACATCACTCACAATTTTTGCCAGTGCCATAATGTTCAAG GACTGGTCTGGTCAGAGTGCTAGCAGTATTGTCTCAGTGCTTTGTGGATTCATAACTGTGCTTTCTGGAACTTTGGTATTGCATAGTACAAGAGATCGGGATCCAACTTCTGTTGCAG ATATCTACGCATCACTGTCTCCTCAAGTATCATGGTTTGTCCATGAAAATGGTGAAATTTGGAAGCAGAATGCTGATGATGAACTGCGCCCTGATTTTAATGCAATTATTAAGCAAGACCATTTCAAATAA
- the LOC122299282 gene encoding G-type lectin S-receptor-like serine/threonine-protein kinase At1g34300 has product MTLQIQSLILLQLLSILLFLPTILLAVTTISPGSTLYASNTSQIWSSPNNNFSLGFITLNPPNSPPSLLAAIVYSGGIPIWSAGTTPVDSAAYLQFHPTAGDLRLVNGSGHTIWNSSTVGLGVSSASLDDHGNLVLMRNGTSPVWSSFDHPTDTIVPWQNFSTRNSLRNGLFSFGLLEYGNITLKWNDTTVYWSRGLRSSHGENLTSPSLGLLSNGTLSVFDRSIPGRAIMAYSNDHDEGSDMLRLLRLDNDGNLRIYSTARGSGTLTVRWVAVEDQCRVFGYCGDMGICSYNGTNPICGCPSENFEQVDPNDSRKGCQRKLKTEDCPGNLTMLVMEHTLFLTYPPQSIFAVEGSEVFFVAISSCKSSCLVNSICDASTILSDGTGNCYYKIPGFMTGYYNPALPSTSYVKVCSPAVQNPLPYVQKAVRQGDGRGMHARAVAAVVLGSVLGWLALVHTLWWWWSSTKFGRLSGKHALLEYASCAPTQFSYRELQRSTKGFTEKLGSGGFGAVYRGTLANGTVVAVKRLEEMEQQGERQFRMQVATIGSTHHLNLVRLIGFCCEGRHRLLVYEFMQNKSLDIFLFQTEDELGRKLLSWESRFNIALGTARGITYLHDECRDCTVHCDIKPENILLDENYTAKVSDFGLAKLAHMHGTMTSVVCSRGYLAPEWLANLPLTTKSDVYSFGMVLLEIVSGRRNFEVSAETNGRRFSWWAYDEFEKGNVKVILDRRLLGNNHHEMEVDMEEVVRAIQVSFLCIQEQPSRRPRIGQVVQMLQGITRIDWPPVH; this is encoded by the coding sequence atgacACTCCAAATCCAAAGCCTAATACTACTACAATTACTCTCCATCCTCCTCTTCCTTCCCACCATTTTATTAGCAGTGACCACAATCTCTCCAGGTTCAACCCTTTATGCTTCCAACACAAGCCAAATCTGGTCCTCCCCAAACAACAACTTCTCCCTCGGCTTCATAACCCTCAACCCCCCCAACTCCCCTCCTTCCCTCCTGGCTGCCATTGTCTACTCTGGAGGCATCCCGATCTGGTCTGCTGGTACCACCCCCGTTGACTCCGCTGCCTACCTTCAGTTCCATCCCACTGCAGGCGACCTCCGGCTCGTCAACGGCTCTGGCCATACCATCTGGAACTCCTCCACCGTTGGCCTCGGTGTCTCCTCTGCCTCCCTCGACGACCATGGCAACCTTGTCCTCATGAGGAATGGAACCTCGCCGGTCTGGTCTTCATTTGACCACCCTACCGACACAATCGTGCCGTGGCAGAATTTTTCTACTCGTAACTCTTTGCGAAATGGGTTGTTCTCATTTGGTCTTCTTGAATATGGTAATATTACGCTTAAGTGGAATGATACTACTGTGTATTGGAGTCGAGGTTTGCGTTCCTCACATGGAGAAAATTTAACTTCCCCGAGTTTGGGATTACTGTCTAATGGAACATTGTCGGTTTTCGATCGCTCAATTCCTGGCAGGGCTATAATGGCTTATAGTAATGACCATGATGAGGGCAGTGATATGCTAAGGCTTTTGAGGTTAGATAATGATGGGAACTTGAGAATTTATAGTACTGCTCGAGGAAGTGGGACTCTAACAGTGAGATGGGTAGCTGTCGAGGATCAATGTAGAGTTTTTGGGTACTGTGGGGATATGGGTATATGCAGTTATAATGGTACGAACCCAATTTGCGGTTGTCCATCTGAGAATTTCGAGCAGGTTGATCCAAATGATAGCAGGAAAGGGTGTCAGAGAAAGCTGAAGACTGAAGATTGTCCCGGGAATCTGACCATGCTGGTTATGGAGCATACCCTGTTCTTAACATACCCACCTCAAAGCATATTTGCTGTCGAAGGTTCTGAAGTTTTTTTTGTGGCCATATCCTCCTGTAAATCGAGTTGCCTTGTCAATTCTATTTGCGATGCTTCGACAATATTGTCGGATGGGACGGGGAATTGTTACTATAAGATACCAGGTTTTATGACTGGGTACTATAATCCGGCGCTCCCTAGCACTTCCTATGTCAAGGTTTGCTCGCCAGCGGTTCAGAACCCATTGCCTTATGTACAGAAGGCTGTCAGGCAGGGCGACGGTCGGGGAATGCATGCTCGGGCAGTGGCTGCTGTGGTTCTGGGTTCCGTCTTAGGTTGGCTTGCCTTGGTGCATacattgtggtggtggtggagcaGTACCAAATTTGGGCGATTGTCAGGTAAACATGCTCTTCTCGAGTATGCATCTTGTGCTCCTACCCAGTTCTCGTACAGGGAACTCCAGCGCTCGACCAAGGGGTTCACGGAGAAGCTTGGAAGTGGAGGATTTGGAGCTGTGTACAGAGGAACTCTTGCTAACGGAACGGTGGTTGCGGTAAAGCGACTTGAGGAAATGGAGCAGCAGGGAGAGAGACAATTTAGGATGCAAGTTGCAACAATAGGTAGCACCCATCATCTAAATTTGGTGAGATTGATTGGTTTTTGCTGTGAAGGGCGCCACAGGCTTTTAGTATACGAGTTCATGCAGAACAAGTCTCTGGATATTTTCCTTTTCCAAACTGAGGATGAGTTGGGAAGAAAATTGTTGAGTTGGGAGTCTCGATTCAACATTGCTCTTGGTACTGCGAGGGGAATCACATACCTTCACGATGAGTGTCGGGATTGCACTGTCCATTGTGATATAAAACCAGAAAACATTCTCTTGGATGAGAACTATACTGCAAAAGTCTCAGACTTTGGTCTTGCAAAGCTAGCCCATATGCATGGAACCATGACAAGCGTCGTATGCAGTCGAGGATACTTGGCACCAGAATGGCTGGCAAATCTTCCATTAACAACAAAATCcgatgtttatagttttggcATGGTTTTGTTGGAGATAGTGAGTGGGAGAAGGAACTTTGAAGTATCTGCAGAAACGAATGGGAGAAGGTTCTCCTGGTGGGCTTATGACGAATTTGAGAAGGGTAACGTGAAGGTAATTTTGGATAGAAGGTTGCTGGGTAACAATCACCATGAAATGGAGGTGGATATGGAGGAAGTGGTGAGGGCAATTCAAGTGAGTTTTTTGTGCATACAGGAGCAACCTTCGAGGAGGCCAAGGATAGGGCAAGTGGTACAGATGCTACAAGGGATTACGAGGATTGATTGGCCGCCTGTCCACTAG